The Ipomoea triloba cultivar NCNSP0323 chromosome 4, ASM357664v1 DNA segment TATTTTAGAATCGATCCGTCTCATGGATTAAGAATTGTGAGACAACCTCACAGAAGTATGactcttattatttttaatagtaagttgaaatatgatttaaaaaaaaaaaaatctataagaCCACGTAGGTGCCACGCACTATCTGCCTAGGTATGAAAGATATAGGATGTAGGACACTAGGCAAGACAAATTAAAGATCCATGTTTGATGGGATACCTcgattttttattaaattaaattaaacgaAAATGATTAATTAGATACAGTTTGTACCTAACAATGTGAAGGAATTGATGCATGTCACGTACTGACGAAGAACGGCAGGTCACAGGTGAGAGAGAGAACTGGAGAGTTTATTGAGGGTGTAAAGTTCTGAGTTACCGTGAAGAAGAAAATAACGAaaagcaaatatcaattttagttCCACGACAAttagtaaaattacaattttggtccacgtgtttaatttctaccaattttggaccacaactattgttttagtaccaattttggtcccacgattattgttttagtgccaaaattcatcgcgccggtcaccaatccgtttaaaacgtgccgaaagctaaaatttttaaaggtattttcgttcttttcaactcaatatcccaatttgatcataaataaagagatttaagccctaagatcgatcacaatttaTAGTTCTcttcctcaaattaaggtaaaatgagaaGGAAAACTACGAATTTTTATCGATCTTAAGACTTagcttaaatccatttattcatgcttAAATTAggatattaaattgaaaatgacgaaaatactcttaacaattttagatttttgcacgttttaaactgATAGGCGACCgccgcgatgaattttggcactaaaacaataatcatggatgaaaattggtactaaaataataattgtggaCCAAAagtggtagaaattaaacatgtggaccaaaattgtcattttacaaatagtcgtgggatcaaaattgatatttgatgAACATATAAAGGTGGCTAGTGCCCGATACTCTGCTTCGGAAGATGATATGATCTTGTTGAGAGGGTGAGTTACTTTTTAGACCTCCATGAAATAAGGGCACGACTAAGAAACACGCAAAACCCAGTAATAGATTTGCTAGTCATATCACTGAAAATGCTTCTTTGATTTTTTGGATGACCTCTGTTTTAACTGCAGTAGCAAGCATAAGTATCAATTCGTTTAGAATCTTATGGCgaagataatgatgatgaatatcATGATTTTTTAACACGTAGAACATGCTCTTGAATGATAGGATCAAATTCAACCAGCATTTCAATTAGACGTACCCAAAAAATTCTCATTGTTATTCTCATACCCTTCTCACTTGTTCCATGAAATGCCAagttatatttagaaaaatacttcaaaactgcAATAATCCTAAATAGTACTTTCCTctaatattctttttctttcaaaagttGTTCTTGAGCCACTTTATCAATTGTCTCATGTTTCTGTAATCTAAGACGCAACTCCATCCAAGTTGTCATATTAGTTATATGATCTACACTCGTTTCATGCTCTTTAAGTCTAACACCAAGATGTGTCCAGTCCTAAAAACCTTCATTAACCAAAACACCTTTtcgtatacttttttttttttaaatcttgcaacaaaaataaaacaccTTGTCAAGTTCTTTTGAATATACAATCCAATCTCGATCACACTTCTCTCCATTTGACAAATATCTTGTGTAAATGTTGACGAAAATCTTCTAGAAAATTTATCTTTACgacatttatttattgataaatctcTTTTATGACCATCTTTCACAAGAATATCTATTAATCTAGAATCAAGGGCATCCCAATTTCTTGgatcatatatgtcaaataaaagCTAATCTTTTGTTTTATCATTATGACGAACATCATCTAAACAACTATCAgcattcttattattttcattgtcacaGTGATACCTATCATCGTTGTGCACactatcatttaatttttttccaatctcACAATCATCTTGATCTTCTATAGAAGATTAAcatctaacaatttttccttaGCATTATCTTTTTGCCCATctatttgattttcttttgtaatgaattttttcaagagctcccttttgagattgagttagttgctcaattcttcttttctttttacgcttTTCAAACCCaaatgaatattttctagaaaacataattataaaaccctaaagaaaaaataaaagtttatttagaaactctatgaacaaataattaatcaagaaacaaattcttgaatatattattctgaAATCAGAATTATTAAGTcatgtaaataaaacaataaacaagaattcATTGATCGGTATGAACTGCTTTCCTAAGCCTCTAGATCGTTGAAGAAATCTAGGTATGGATACAAATTCAGAGATCGGTATGAACGTAACGAACGACTGCGCTTTTCTATACTGAATCTCCATATATGGCGCCAAAATGATGTAGTAAATATGCCGCGATTCCCCAAATACGTACAAATTCATGATTTCAGATCGTAGATGCGTTTATTTAATAGTctgcttgttggtttaagttTAAGCCTGGGTAATAACGTGATGTCAGAGACTTTCGAGCTATGGTATGATAAGTTAAGACGCTAAAAGTCCCCCTCCCTAGCATTTAATACAGTATTTATAGGGGTGAATAGAGCACATGTCGAAGGCTCGGCATGTGCGACACGTGTGACCCATGCATAGAGGGAGGTCGGAGGCTCTACTGATTCTCCCACGTGTACTAAGGTTCCTGTTGCCTTTGTTTCTACTATGATTGGGTTGAACTAGTGGAGAAGGTCGGGTAGTTCATCCCGACCTAAGAAGGTAGGGACGGATCTTAAGGCGGGTGAACATTACTACCAGCTAAGCCTTTGCTCGATCTTTTCGCTTAGATCGAGTCGGTCAACACTTTCTCTATTCTCATATCTCCAACCATATCGATCAATTTCTAAATATTGTGAGCTAGTATAAATTTTAGTCTACCGATCAAATATTAAGatatttgtatcaattttgaagGACAACACCGCTTTAATACTTACACaaatattgataaaattatttcttaaacaataacatatattatcaCGAAATAATTGTTATAGTCGTTATCTTTAAAATATCAGTCGTCATTTTTTCCAAGTTCACATGCCAAATATATATGTGCACCCAATAAGGTGGCCTGACGTGATAAACATTTATTGATATTGGCAACGGTAAACATGATTATTAAATGAGCTTGCAGGCCACTTTGGCATAAAACCAAAATTAAAGCATTATTAAATCAAGAACATTAACTTAATATTTCGATAACAATTTATTAGCTGACGATGAGATCACGTCAATGGCGCAACCAAGGGGCCAAGCTGCTCCAACCATGTAGTTTTTGTACTCAACTTCAGTTATCACCGTAATCTCCTTCCTAGGATGTACACCTGTAATTTCACATACATTTCATGACAATGAAATtagtaaattttaataataaatatatatagggtaCCTATCTAAAACAATAAATTGTTTGAACTTACCAAATCCATCCACGAGCAATGTGTATTGGTATACCAAATCCAAGCAATAGTATGGATAAAAATCCTCTATTGCATTAGGAAAAGTGGACTTCATATCATTATAGTTGGTTGCACAAACTACCTTTGCTGCTTCTAGGTATGCGCTTGGCTTAACTATTTTAGAGGGCGTCGTTGATGGGTCAACAATACCAACCTATAAATACAAACAATTTTAATGTATTGTACATCTTATTCTCTACCATATTTACTAAGGGTCGGTTTGAgaacccggaaaatgacttcagaaaaatatttttcagattttcagtgtttgatgcaatagaaaaattcaattaacggaaaatattttccgttaGACTAGAAAAATGTAGGCATTTTGgcgtaaaatgacttccgacaAAATTTGGTGGAAGTAATTTTCCTCCTATCCTCAATacatggtttccgccggaaaccacatcggtttcttttttttttttaatatataaatttttgacaaataataatattattttaaatatttttatatttaaaatgtttaactatacaattctacccatttCTAAAATATGAACCAAACATATCAAGACAATTTTTAAGAATGCAACCAAATACtagaatgaaaaatattttctggaaagactaaattttttgaaaacatttttcaaaagtcattttcctacttttcaaAACCCACCCTAAACTTAATTAAAATAGTTCTTAATTACCTGAGATGCTATATCATAGAAATACGATGAAATGTAGACATTCTTCATTCCGGCCCCACCTCCACCACTCCACACCCCATTGAATGTGCAATTTTGATACTTACAGGGTGCCCTGAAATCAACCACTTTTCTAGCTAATTTCCTGCAATTCTTCAAGCTAGTACCACTTGGCGGAGCTTTTGCTTTGTATGAAACACCATTGTATGTGTAGTAACCTACACACAATTCATTGCATTGcaatttgtttaatttcttgcaaATTTTACTTGTATATAAATGGTGGGTGCGCTTCACAAGAAAAcatgacaataattaatatagAGAGCTTACCATCATAACCTTCTAAAATACACGCATTGGTGGAGTTTGTTGACCTTTTTAAAACTTCAACTCGACCTGCTAGTAGTCCGTAGTTCAAATAACTGCACACAATGttaaaagaattatatatatatatatatatatatatatatatatatatatatatatatatatatatataataagaaacATGTACGTCTAGAAGGAAAATTCAATTACGTATAATGTAACATtgaaattttactattttataacGTTACTAGTATAATAGTTTAGCAAAAGTTTTAGGGACATATATAAACCTGTGTACATAAAGGTAGTAATTTGCCCCCAAGAGATATTTTTCCTGCACATAAGGTTCTTCTCCATTATCGGGTATGGGTGCATCAACAAAAGTGTCCCTTGAGATAGCATATGACATTTGGACTGATCCACCACCAAGGTCAATTGTTGCTATGGTTTTTTGGTAATCTTTACCCAAATTCCCCAACAAATAATTCAGGGCGACCTGCATATTgaaatagaataatattttaatttttactttccTTCCACATTTACCCCAATCAAGTCTaaagatatattaaataatgataattatttaataaacgAAAGGTTGCTGGCTTATTAGTTattcgcaaattatactgtgaacgatggtcatggctgatactgcagttgtgttgaactgatatgttgaactaatactgcagttgtgttgaaaggatactgcagttgcacggaacagaggtcgttcatctattcaacacaactgcagtatcagttcaacacaacttcagttccAGACAGATGAAATGacatctgttccgcgcaactgcagtatcagttcaacacaattgtagtatcagccatgacccatgGTGCATGATATAACGACCGTTAGTTATTAGGGGCaagatataatataattaattacccAAAAGTAAGAGCCTTCTTGTGTTCCATTAAGAATGGACACCCATTCAGCCTTGTACTTGAAATTGCTTTCATTCTTCAACATATCTCTCACCTATATGTCCAAACTTATATCAATGTAATTAAGTTGTGTATATACTTATagaattttcaataaataaatgaataaataaagcAGAAAATATTTACTGCTTGCAGAATTTCATCAGCTGCGTTTCCATTTAACATCCTAAGCCCTGCAGTTGCCTGTAGTGTTGCCAACAAATTACATGTAATCAAAACATTATTTTTGCAATCTGAATGTATATTACAAAGTATAACTAGCTTAATTGGTGCGAGTGATTGTGCATTCTTATACCTTAAGAGAGATTAGAGAGGTTCGGAGTTCGAACCTTTTCTCGTATGAAAAACCAATTGGGCCAACACTTTGCCTTTTAATTCGGCCAGCCGTTCAAACAAAATcttaaggttatttttggaccagggtctacaatgcaaagttgtagaccctggtccataaatgatataattttttaatatggtACGGGTTTAAATGTGCCTCCtacagttaaaaaaaaagtgtatattacatagtataatatattttatgtagcTAGCTCATTATTTATGACTTTTctactaaaaagtaaaaaccatAAAATCATTCAATTATTGCTTAAATCTTGATTTGTAAAACAATAAATGTCACGtcaacaatattttaaatattataatattattgttcatattttaattgaattattccaaTGGCGTTTGATTTAGTTCAATaagcattatattattaaataatgaaattaataaatataattaaatgagtTTGTTAACTTTTACCCCTAGTTCAAGTGGTGTGTCAGGTTGCAACTCAGTTGGCACAACTCCTTCTGCTTCTAGAAGGAGTGGCTCAAGGGACTTAGCAGCTGCTTCTGGATCATCTGCGTATGAACTCAAACCTGGGGTTGTCTGCAAAACATACAACGTAACGTTAGTTGAATTGAAGgctacaataatattaacagatggtcctgtttggtaaaatagttagcttatcagtcaattttgacttatttaaccactattagctatttgatttggttaaaagtcaatataagtgtttgattaatcaccttttttaactttaaaatgttaaaattcaaaaagttgttaaaaacaacttttttaattagttttttaagaTATACCAAATAACTAttagctaacagttaatttaccaccaagtatctttctacaatcaactaatgttatcaagtagttataccctctaacgtaattaattaatagccATTTAGCAAACagggaaatatatatttaacttCAATTACAACTATATGCAGCCATTTAGTAAATGTTTTAGGCTCAGATTTACCTTGAAAAGGTAATCGCggatccacaaaataatttacccATATTTTGTGCATGTAGTgcagtgtgtatatatatatattctccgtTTTGTCCAATATGCCCCGCAAAATCTGTCCGCAAATATTGtcttacaatttacaaatatattttgatattgacacattttttaaCTAGTATTTTGTCCAATATGCCCCACAAAATCTGTTCGCAAATATTGtcttacaatttacaaatatatgttgatattcacacattttttaactagtattttagtattttatacgtgtgatgcacaaaaataaatatttaatattaatatttaatgttaattttttaaagtatagttaataatttgagtaataattatgatataattaatattaattaagtaaaaattttatatatgagaattatgtaacatttaattaaaatctaatgaaatcaaacttatttcttatagagttaattctatttttttgtcctagatttataggtgacagtctacttttagtcattttttatcagaacatcatTATTTGGTCCTAattttattgtgacatgatATTTTTTGGCCTTcgtcaaaaaaattattgaaatgctaTTAAATACAAAGTATTTTGACCtgttttatacaaagtaggttaacccgctatattttttatatttaattttttgaaaaaaaatctatagttgaagactgaa contains these protein-coding regions:
- the LOC116015171 gene encoding apyrase-like; the protein is MVKMLMIKQTNRHLLFISFTLLLLPLACFSRSHVRRVLLSHEADSYAVIFDAGSTGSRVHVFRFNQNLDLLPIGDDIEFYLKTTPGLSSYADDPEAAAKSLEPLLLEAEGVVPTELQPDTPLELGATAGLRMLNGNAADEILQAVRDMLKNESNFKYKAEWVSILNGTQEGSYFWVALNYLLGNLGKDYQKTIATIDLGGGSVQMSYAISRDTFVDAPIPDNGEEPYVQEKYLLGANYYLYVHSYLNYGLLAGRVEVLKRSTNSTNACILEGYDGYYTYNGVSYKAKAPPSGTSLKNCRKLARKVVDFRAPCKYQNCTFNGVWSGGGGAGMKNVYISSYFYDIASQVGIVDPSTTPSKIVKPSAYLEAAKVVCATNYNDMKSTFPNAIEDFYPYYCLDLVYQYTLLVDGFGVHPRKEITVITEVEYKNYMVGAAWPLGCAIDVISSSANKLLSKY